Proteins co-encoded in one Cucurbita pepo subsp. pepo cultivar mu-cu-16 chromosome LG15, ASM280686v2, whole genome shotgun sequence genomic window:
- the LOC111811499 gene encoding uncharacterized protein LOC111811499 isoform X1: MDSATQILKKEHKTFVRRRLPPTPLPPPPPSLSSSSSPPLNPTLPAKPSAPCPVKKTRDLPNFSECHACGFRVDAVDGRSRLNSLYSEWRIVLLCKKCFSLVESSQVCSYCFADSRGDSFNCSECNRRVHRECFSLYSRVAPWSYSSSGSEFSVCIDCWVPKPIVTARAVLRSRKIRRKNINVSDLRSSKVSTSGNCKSLSSLVKDANCLADKNVDAAVRGREHALKKAAVVRRASELASDALNLVAQRDETAAKESGESADDAELAIQLHRAMNSSPRLSKNFCSANSNYMAFENTRVVDDGDTSIGELCSEEFDFFKTPQVFINNSLCNSPDNAASEPSVTAKDHVAPLEINRLESMGNNPVPAKGNGCSVKCDTESENVELSPKEDLRSRSIELMSAGCNHDRLCSEDKYSLPRDERCIAKPYHYFFKYKRRDTTKRYLLKYSKRKSRLKRMPDCKPKILVDGMCLGVPSSSAAILISTEKFPVISNASFGCCAVPLQASSLGVHAVQEISDQGGRSAFGL, translated from the exons ATGGATTCCGCTACTCAAATTCTCAAGAAAGAGCACAAAACCTTCGTTAGACGACGATTACCGCCAACCCCActaccgccgccgccgccttctctttcttcttcctcttcgcCTCCTCTCAACCCAACTCTACCGGCCAAGCCCTCAGCCCCTTGTCCGGTTAAGAAAACTCGGGATTTGCCTAATTTTTCGGAATGTCATGCTTGTGGCTTTCGTGTTGACGCCGTTGACGGTCGTTCCAGGCTTAATTCTCTCTACAGCGAGTGGCGGATTGTTCTTCTTTGTAAGAAGTGTTTCTCTCTTGTTGAATCGTCTCAGGTTTGTTCTTACTGTTTTGCTGACTCGAGAGGCGACTCTTTTAATTGCTCTGAGTGTAACCGTCGGGTTCATCGGGAGTGTTTTTCCCTGTATAGTAGAGTTGCTCCCTGGTCGTACTCCTCTTCGGGTTCTGAGTTTTCTGTGTGTATTGATTGTTGGGTTCCTAAACCAATTGTGACAGCGAGGGCGGTTTTGAGAAGTAGGAAAATTAGGAGAAAGAATATCAATGTTTCGGATTTGCGGAGTTCTAAGGTTTCCACTAGTGGAAACTGCAAATCATTGAGTTCATTAGTGAAGGATGCAAATTGTTTGGCGGATAAGAATGTTGATGCTGCGGTTAGAGGTAGGGAACATGCGCTGAAAAAGGCTGCTGTGGTTAGGAGGGCTTCTGAGTTGGCTAGCGATGCCTTAAATTTGGTTGCCCAAAGGGATGAAACTGCTGCCAAAGAGTCTGGGGAATCTGCTGACGATGCCGAATTGGCGATTCAGTTGCACCGGGCTATGAATAGTTCTCCAAGGTTATCCAAGAATTTTTGTTCGGCAAATTCGAACTACATGGCTTTTGAGAATACAAGGGTGGTGGATGATGGGGACACATCAATAGGAGAACTGTGTAGTGAGGAGTTTGATTTCTTtaaaaccccacaagttttcATTAATAACAGTTTATGCAATTCTCCTGACAATGCTGCTTCTGAGCCTTCGGTCACGGCTAAAGATCATGTCGCACCGTTAGAAATCAATCGTTTAGAGTCCATGGGAAACAATCCTGTACCAGCAAAGGGCAATGGTTGCTCGGTAAAGTGTGATACTGAGTCTGAGAATGTGGAATTGTCTCCTAAAGAAGATCTGAGGAGCAGGTCAATTGAATTAATGAGTGCCGGTTGCAATCATGATAGGTTATGCTCTGAAGATAAGTACAGTCTACCCAGGGATGAGAGATGCATTGCAAAGCCTTATCACTATTTCTTCAAGTATAAGAGGAGAGATACAACTAAACGCTATCTGTTGAAGTATAGCAAGAGAAAATCAAGACTGAAGAGAATGCCTGATTGCAAACCTAAAATTCTTGTTGATGGAATGTGCTTGGGTGTTCCGTCTTCCTCTGCAGCAATTCTAATTAGTACTGAGAAATTTCCAGTTATTTCAAATGCCTCATTTGGCTGCTGTGCTGTTCCTCTGCAAGCTTCTAGCCTCGGTGTGCATGCTGTTCAAGAAATCAGTGACCAAGGAGGCAG GTCAGCCTTTGGCCTATGA
- the LOC111811499 gene encoding uncharacterized protein LOC111811499 isoform X2, whose protein sequence is MDSATQILKKEHKTFVRRRLPPTPLPPPPPSLSSSSSPPLNPTLPAKPSAPCPVKKTRDLPNFSECHACGFRVDAVDGRSRLNSLYSEWRIVLLCKKCFSLVESSQVCSYCFADSRGDSFNCSECNRRVHRECFSLYSRVAPWSYSSSGSEFSVCIDCWVPKPIVTARAVLRSRKIRRKNINVSDLRSSKVSTSGNCKSLSSLVKDANCLADKNVDAAVRGREHALKKAAVVRRASELASDALNLVAQRDETAAKESGESADDAELAIQLHRAMNSSPRLSKNFCSANSNYMAFENTRVVDDGDTSIGELCSEEFDFFKTPQVFINNSLCNSPDNAASEPSVTAKDHVAPLEINRLESMGNNPVPAKGNGCSVKCDTESENVELSPKEDLRSRSIELMSAGCNHDRLCSEDKYSLPRDERCIAKPYHYFFKYKRRDTTKRYLLKYSKRKSRLKRMPDCKPKILVDGMCLGVPSSSAAILISTEKFPVISNASFGCCAVPLQASSLGVHAVQEISDQGGR, encoded by the coding sequence ATGGATTCCGCTACTCAAATTCTCAAGAAAGAGCACAAAACCTTCGTTAGACGACGATTACCGCCAACCCCActaccgccgccgccgccttctctttcttcttcctcttcgcCTCCTCTCAACCCAACTCTACCGGCCAAGCCCTCAGCCCCTTGTCCGGTTAAGAAAACTCGGGATTTGCCTAATTTTTCGGAATGTCATGCTTGTGGCTTTCGTGTTGACGCCGTTGACGGTCGTTCCAGGCTTAATTCTCTCTACAGCGAGTGGCGGATTGTTCTTCTTTGTAAGAAGTGTTTCTCTCTTGTTGAATCGTCTCAGGTTTGTTCTTACTGTTTTGCTGACTCGAGAGGCGACTCTTTTAATTGCTCTGAGTGTAACCGTCGGGTTCATCGGGAGTGTTTTTCCCTGTATAGTAGAGTTGCTCCCTGGTCGTACTCCTCTTCGGGTTCTGAGTTTTCTGTGTGTATTGATTGTTGGGTTCCTAAACCAATTGTGACAGCGAGGGCGGTTTTGAGAAGTAGGAAAATTAGGAGAAAGAATATCAATGTTTCGGATTTGCGGAGTTCTAAGGTTTCCACTAGTGGAAACTGCAAATCATTGAGTTCATTAGTGAAGGATGCAAATTGTTTGGCGGATAAGAATGTTGATGCTGCGGTTAGAGGTAGGGAACATGCGCTGAAAAAGGCTGCTGTGGTTAGGAGGGCTTCTGAGTTGGCTAGCGATGCCTTAAATTTGGTTGCCCAAAGGGATGAAACTGCTGCCAAAGAGTCTGGGGAATCTGCTGACGATGCCGAATTGGCGATTCAGTTGCACCGGGCTATGAATAGTTCTCCAAGGTTATCCAAGAATTTTTGTTCGGCAAATTCGAACTACATGGCTTTTGAGAATACAAGGGTGGTGGATGATGGGGACACATCAATAGGAGAACTGTGTAGTGAGGAGTTTGATTTCTTtaaaaccccacaagttttcATTAATAACAGTTTATGCAATTCTCCTGACAATGCTGCTTCTGAGCCTTCGGTCACGGCTAAAGATCATGTCGCACCGTTAGAAATCAATCGTTTAGAGTCCATGGGAAACAATCCTGTACCAGCAAAGGGCAATGGTTGCTCGGTAAAGTGTGATACTGAGTCTGAGAATGTGGAATTGTCTCCTAAAGAAGATCTGAGGAGCAGGTCAATTGAATTAATGAGTGCCGGTTGCAATCATGATAGGTTATGCTCTGAAGATAAGTACAGTCTACCCAGGGATGAGAGATGCATTGCAAAGCCTTATCACTATTTCTTCAAGTATAAGAGGAGAGATACAACTAAACGCTATCTGTTGAAGTATAGCAAGAGAAAATCAAGACTGAAGAGAATGCCTGATTGCAAACCTAAAATTCTTGTTGATGGAATGTGCTTGGGTGTTCCGTCTTCCTCTGCAGCAATTCTAATTAGTACTGAGAAATTTCCAGTTATTTCAAATGCCTCATTTGGCTGCTGTGCTGTTCCTCTGCAAGCTTCTAGCCTCGGTGTGCATGCTGTTCAAGAAATCAGTGACCAAGGAGGCAG
- the LOC111811926 gene encoding 1-acyl-sn-glycerol-3-phosphate acyltransferase 1, chloroplastic-like isoform X3 — MEAVSLSHTGFSLPLHRYGYHELGLSSASFSLLPMNVYRGLRYSSSLHEQANLRKAAQHYCYSSVIRKCVGVSSCYLTPNENPYNLFSGKRNPRSIIVRSELAKMGTHEVGYPLSEVPLSSKIRGTCFYATTAITAIFLFMLMLVVHPIVLLTDRYRRRIHYTIAKMWASLTVAPFFRIKYEGLENLPAPNSPAVYVSNHQSFLDIYTLLTLGRSFKFISKTAIFLFPIIGWAMFMMGVIPLKRMDSRSQLDCLKRCMELIRKGASVFFFPEGTRTKDGKLGAFKKGAFSVAAKTKVPVVPITLVGTGSIMPAGSEGILNIGSVKVLIHKPVIGRDPEALCNEARSVIADALILKKLESK; from the exons ATGGAAGCCGTTTCCCTTTCTCACACTGGTTTTTCGCTTCCTCTTCATCGCTAT GGCTACCATGAGCTTGGGCTTTCCAgcgcttcattttctttgctgCCG ATGAATGTGTATAGGGGACTTCGATATAGTTCCTCTCTCCATGAACAAGCAAATTTGAGAAAAGCTG CTCAACATTATTGCTACTCATCCGTCATCAGAAAATGTGTTGGTGTCTCTTCGTGTTATCTTACTCCAAATGAGAATCCATACAACCTGTTTAGTGGAAAAAGAAACCCCCGGTCTATTATTGTTAGGTCAGAACTTGCAAAAATGGGAACTCATGAAGTTGGTTATCCATTATCAG AAGTACCATTGAGCTCAAAAATAAGAGGAACGTGCTTTTATGCTACTACTGCAATCACTgctatttttctctttatgcTTATGTTGGTGGTGCATCCAATTGTGTTATTGACGGATAGATACCGCAGAAGAATTCATTATACAATTGCCAAAATGTGGGCAAGTTTGACTGTTGCTCCATTTTTTAGGATCAAATACGAAGGATTGGAGAATTTACCCGCTCCAAATTCTCCTGCTGTATATGTTTCCAACCATCAGAGCTTTCTTGACATATATACACTTCTTACCCTTGGCAGAAGCTTTAAGTTCATTAGCAAGACTGCAATATTTCTCTTTCCCATTATTGGTTGGGCTATGTTTATGATGGGTGTCATTCCTTTGAAGCGTATGGATAGCAGAAGCCAGTTG gaCTGTCTGAAGCGATGCATGGAGCTTATAAGGAAGGGTGCatctgtatttttctttccagaGGGAACACGTACTAAAGATGGAAAATTAGGTGCTTTCAAG AAAGGAGCATTCAGTGTTGCAGCAAAGACGAAAGTGCCTGTTGTACCGATTACACTCGTAGGAACTGGTAGCATTATGCCAGCAGGATCTGAAGGCATCTTGAATATAGGATCTGTGAAAGTTCTTATCCATAAGCCTGTGATCGGACGTGATCCAGAAGCATTGTGCAATGAAGCTAGGAGTGTAATTGCTGATGCACTGA tcctaaaaaaattggaatcaAAGTGA
- the LOC111811926 gene encoding 1-acyl-sn-glycerol-3-phosphate acyltransferase 1, chloroplastic-like isoform X5 — MNVYRGLRYSSSLHEQANLRKAAQHYCYSSVIRKCVGVSSCYLTPNENPYNLFSGKRNPRSIIVRSELAKMGTHEVGYPLSEVPLSSKIRGTCFYATTAITAIFLFMLMLVVHPIVLLTDRYRRRIHYTIAKMWASLTVAPFFRIKYEGLENLPAPNSPAVYVSNHQSFLDIYTLLTLGRSFKFISKTAIFLFPIIGWAMFMMGVIPLKRMDSRSQLDCLKRCMELIRKGASVFFFPEGTRTKDGKLGAFKKGAFSVAAKTKVPVVPITLVGTGSIMPAGSEGILNIGSVKVLIHKPVIGRDPEALCNEARSVIADALSKHAQVSSSENDF, encoded by the exons ATGAATGTGTATAGGGGACTTCGATATAGTTCCTCTCTCCATGAACAAGCAAATTTGAGAAAAGCTG CTCAACATTATTGCTACTCATCCGTCATCAGAAAATGTGTTGGTGTCTCTTCGTGTTATCTTACTCCAAATGAGAATCCATACAACCTGTTTAGTGGAAAAAGAAACCCCCGGTCTATTATTGTTAGGTCAGAACTTGCAAAAATGGGAACTCATGAAGTTGGTTATCCATTATCAG AAGTACCATTGAGCTCAAAAATAAGAGGAACGTGCTTTTATGCTACTACTGCAATCACTgctatttttctctttatgcTTATGTTGGTGGTGCATCCAATTGTGTTATTGACGGATAGATACCGCAGAAGAATTCATTATACAATTGCCAAAATGTGGGCAAGTTTGACTGTTGCTCCATTTTTTAGGATCAAATACGAAGGATTGGAGAATTTACCCGCTCCAAATTCTCCTGCTGTATATGTTTCCAACCATCAGAGCTTTCTTGACATATATACACTTCTTACCCTTGGCAGAAGCTTTAAGTTCATTAGCAAGACTGCAATATTTCTCTTTCCCATTATTGGTTGGGCTATGTTTATGATGGGTGTCATTCCTTTGAAGCGTATGGATAGCAGAAGCCAGTTG gaCTGTCTGAAGCGATGCATGGAGCTTATAAGGAAGGGTGCatctgtatttttctttccagaGGGAACACGTACTAAAGATGGAAAATTAGGTGCTTTCAAG AAAGGAGCATTCAGTGTTGCAGCAAAGACGAAAGTGCCTGTTGTACCGATTACACTCGTAGGAACTGGTAGCATTATGCCAGCAGGATCTGAAGGCATCTTGAATATAGGATCTGTGAAAGTTCTTATCCATAAGCCTGTGATCGGACGTGATCCAGAAGCATTGTGCAATGAAGCTAGGAGTGTAATTGCTGATGCACTGAGTAAGCATGCTCAGGTCTCTTCCagtgaaaatgatttttga
- the LOC111811926 gene encoding 1-acyl-sn-glycerol-3-phosphate acyltransferase 1, chloroplastic-like isoform X1, with protein sequence MEAVSLSHTGFSLPLHRYGYHELGLSSASFSLLPMNVYRGLRYSSSLHEQANLRKAAQHYCYSSVIRKCVGVSSCYLTPNENPYNLFSGKRNPRSIIVRSELAKMGTHEVGYPLSEVPLSSKIRGTCFYATTAITAIFLFMLMLVVHPIVLLTDRYRRRIHYTIAKMWASLTVAPFFRIKYEGLENLPAPNSPAVYVSNHQSFLDIYTLLTLGRSFKFISKTAIFLFPIIGWAMFMMGVIPLKRMDSRSQLDCLKRCMELIRKGASVFFFPEGTRTKDGKLGAFKKGAFSVAAKTKVPVVPITLVGTGSIMPAGSEGILNIGSVKVLIHKPVIGRDPEALCNEARSVIADALSKHAQVSSSENDF encoded by the exons ATGGAAGCCGTTTCCCTTTCTCACACTGGTTTTTCGCTTCCTCTTCATCGCTATG GCTACCATGAGCTTGGGCTTTCCAgcgcttcattttctttgctgCCG ATGAATGTGTATAGGGGACTTCGATATAGTTCCTCTCTCCATGAACAAGCAAATTTGAGAAAAGCTG CTCAACATTATTGCTACTCATCCGTCATCAGAAAATGTGTTGGTGTCTCTTCGTGTTATCTTACTCCAAATGAGAATCCATACAACCTGTTTAGTGGAAAAAGAAACCCCCGGTCTATTATTGTTAGGTCAGAACTTGCAAAAATGGGAACTCATGAAGTTGGTTATCCATTATCAG AAGTACCATTGAGCTCAAAAATAAGAGGAACGTGCTTTTATGCTACTACTGCAATCACTgctatttttctctttatgcTTATGTTGGTGGTGCATCCAATTGTGTTATTGACGGATAGATACCGCAGAAGAATTCATTATACAATTGCCAAAATGTGGGCAAGTTTGACTGTTGCTCCATTTTTTAGGATCAAATACGAAGGATTGGAGAATTTACCCGCTCCAAATTCTCCTGCTGTATATGTTTCCAACCATCAGAGCTTTCTTGACATATATACACTTCTTACCCTTGGCAGAAGCTTTAAGTTCATTAGCAAGACTGCAATATTTCTCTTTCCCATTATTGGTTGGGCTATGTTTATGATGGGTGTCATTCCTTTGAAGCGTATGGATAGCAGAAGCCAGTTG gaCTGTCTGAAGCGATGCATGGAGCTTATAAGGAAGGGTGCatctgtatttttctttccagaGGGAACACGTACTAAAGATGGAAAATTAGGTGCTTTCAAG AAAGGAGCATTCAGTGTTGCAGCAAAGACGAAAGTGCCTGTTGTACCGATTACACTCGTAGGAACTGGTAGCATTATGCCAGCAGGATCTGAAGGCATCTTGAATATAGGATCTGTGAAAGTTCTTATCCATAAGCCTGTGATCGGACGTGATCCAGAAGCATTGTGCAATGAAGCTAGGAGTGTAATTGCTGATGCACTGAGTAAGCATGCTCAGGTCTCTTCCagtgaaaatgatttttga
- the LOC111811926 gene encoding 1-acyl-sn-glycerol-3-phosphate acyltransferase 1, chloroplastic-like isoform X2: MEAVSLSHTGFSLPLHRYGYHELGLSSASFSLLPMNVYRGLRYSSSLHEQANLRKAAQHYCYSSVIRKCVGVSSCYLTPNENPYNLFSGKRNPRSIIVRSELAKMGTHEVGYPLSEVPLSSKIRGTCFYATTAITAIFLFMLMLVVHPIVLLTDRYRRRIHYTIAKMWASLTVAPFFRIKYEGLENLPAPNSPAVYVSNHQSFLDIYTLLTLGRSFKFISKTAIFLFPIIGWAMFMMGVIPLKRMDSRSQLDCLKRCMELIRKGASVFFFPEGTRTKDGKLGAFKKGAFSVAAKTKVPVVPITLVGTGSIMPAGSEGILNIGSVKVLIHKPVIGRDPEALCNEARSVIADALSKHAQVSSSENDF; encoded by the exons ATGGAAGCCGTTTCCCTTTCTCACACTGGTTTTTCGCTTCCTCTTCATCGCTAT GGCTACCATGAGCTTGGGCTTTCCAgcgcttcattttctttgctgCCG ATGAATGTGTATAGGGGACTTCGATATAGTTCCTCTCTCCATGAACAAGCAAATTTGAGAAAAGCTG CTCAACATTATTGCTACTCATCCGTCATCAGAAAATGTGTTGGTGTCTCTTCGTGTTATCTTACTCCAAATGAGAATCCATACAACCTGTTTAGTGGAAAAAGAAACCCCCGGTCTATTATTGTTAGGTCAGAACTTGCAAAAATGGGAACTCATGAAGTTGGTTATCCATTATCAG AAGTACCATTGAGCTCAAAAATAAGAGGAACGTGCTTTTATGCTACTACTGCAATCACTgctatttttctctttatgcTTATGTTGGTGGTGCATCCAATTGTGTTATTGACGGATAGATACCGCAGAAGAATTCATTATACAATTGCCAAAATGTGGGCAAGTTTGACTGTTGCTCCATTTTTTAGGATCAAATACGAAGGATTGGAGAATTTACCCGCTCCAAATTCTCCTGCTGTATATGTTTCCAACCATCAGAGCTTTCTTGACATATATACACTTCTTACCCTTGGCAGAAGCTTTAAGTTCATTAGCAAGACTGCAATATTTCTCTTTCCCATTATTGGTTGGGCTATGTTTATGATGGGTGTCATTCCTTTGAAGCGTATGGATAGCAGAAGCCAGTTG gaCTGTCTGAAGCGATGCATGGAGCTTATAAGGAAGGGTGCatctgtatttttctttccagaGGGAACACGTACTAAAGATGGAAAATTAGGTGCTTTCAAG AAAGGAGCATTCAGTGTTGCAGCAAAGACGAAAGTGCCTGTTGTACCGATTACACTCGTAGGAACTGGTAGCATTATGCCAGCAGGATCTGAAGGCATCTTGAATATAGGATCTGTGAAAGTTCTTATCCATAAGCCTGTGATCGGACGTGATCCAGAAGCATTGTGCAATGAAGCTAGGAGTGTAATTGCTGATGCACTGAGTAAGCATGCTCAGGTCTCTTCCagtgaaaatgatttttga
- the LOC111811926 gene encoding 1-acyl-sn-glycerol-3-phosphate acyltransferase 1, chloroplastic-like isoform X4 has protein sequence MEAVSLSHTGYHELGLSSASFSLLPMNVYRGLRYSSSLHEQANLRKAAQHYCYSSVIRKCVGVSSCYLTPNENPYNLFSGKRNPRSIIVRSELAKMGTHEVGYPLSEVPLSSKIRGTCFYATTAITAIFLFMLMLVVHPIVLLTDRYRRRIHYTIAKMWASLTVAPFFRIKYEGLENLPAPNSPAVYVSNHQSFLDIYTLLTLGRSFKFISKTAIFLFPIIGWAMFMMGVIPLKRMDSRSQLDCLKRCMELIRKGASVFFFPEGTRTKDGKLGAFKKGAFSVAAKTKVPVVPITLVGTGSIMPAGSEGILNIGSVKVLIHKPVIGRDPEALCNEARSVIADALSKHAQVSSSENDF, from the exons ATGGAAGCCGTTTCCCTTTCTCACACTG GCTACCATGAGCTTGGGCTTTCCAgcgcttcattttctttgctgCCG ATGAATGTGTATAGGGGACTTCGATATAGTTCCTCTCTCCATGAACAAGCAAATTTGAGAAAAGCTG CTCAACATTATTGCTACTCATCCGTCATCAGAAAATGTGTTGGTGTCTCTTCGTGTTATCTTACTCCAAATGAGAATCCATACAACCTGTTTAGTGGAAAAAGAAACCCCCGGTCTATTATTGTTAGGTCAGAACTTGCAAAAATGGGAACTCATGAAGTTGGTTATCCATTATCAG AAGTACCATTGAGCTCAAAAATAAGAGGAACGTGCTTTTATGCTACTACTGCAATCACTgctatttttctctttatgcTTATGTTGGTGGTGCATCCAATTGTGTTATTGACGGATAGATACCGCAGAAGAATTCATTATACAATTGCCAAAATGTGGGCAAGTTTGACTGTTGCTCCATTTTTTAGGATCAAATACGAAGGATTGGAGAATTTACCCGCTCCAAATTCTCCTGCTGTATATGTTTCCAACCATCAGAGCTTTCTTGACATATATACACTTCTTACCCTTGGCAGAAGCTTTAAGTTCATTAGCAAGACTGCAATATTTCTCTTTCCCATTATTGGTTGGGCTATGTTTATGATGGGTGTCATTCCTTTGAAGCGTATGGATAGCAGAAGCCAGTTG gaCTGTCTGAAGCGATGCATGGAGCTTATAAGGAAGGGTGCatctgtatttttctttccagaGGGAACACGTACTAAAGATGGAAAATTAGGTGCTTTCAAG AAAGGAGCATTCAGTGTTGCAGCAAAGACGAAAGTGCCTGTTGTACCGATTACACTCGTAGGAACTGGTAGCATTATGCCAGCAGGATCTGAAGGCATCTTGAATATAGGATCTGTGAAAGTTCTTATCCATAAGCCTGTGATCGGACGTGATCCAGAAGCATTGTGCAATGAAGCTAGGAGTGTAATTGCTGATGCACTGAGTAAGCATGCTCAGGTCTCTTCCagtgaaaatgatttttga
- the LOC111776307 gene encoding pathogenesis-related protein 1-like → MGLVKISLSLFCIFCITILPSSLAQDSPQDYVDAHNIARSQVSAVQVGIKPIQWDEELANYATQYANERSNDCQLLHSNGPYGENLAMHSSGMTGIEAVQMWVDEQQFYDYASNTCTEGKMCGHYTQVVWQNTTKVGCAKVRCNNGGTFITCNYDPPGNVIGEWPY, encoded by the coding sequence ATGGGTCTCGTAAAGATTTCCTTGTCTCTCTTTTGTATCTTCTGTATCACTATCCTTCCTTCGTCTCTCGCTCAAGACTCCCCTCAAGACTATGTTGATGCTCACAATATTGCTCGTTCTCAAGTGAGCGCTGTCCAAGTTGGCATCAAACCCATCCAGTGGGATGAAGAACTTGCAAACTACGCTACACAATATGCCAATGAACGTAGCAACGACTGTCAATTGTTGCACTCTAATGGGCCTTATGGCGAGAATCTTGCAATGCATTCTAGTGGAATGACAGGCATTGAAGCAGTTCAAATGTGGGTGGATGAGCAACAATTCTACGATTATGCCTCCAACACCTGCACGGAAGGAAAAATGTGCGGCCACTACACTCAAGTGGTGTGgcaaaacacaacaaaagtTGGATGTGCAAAAGTGAGGTGCAACAATGGCGGTACATTCATCACCTGCAACTATGACCCACCAGGCAATGTCATTGGCGAGTGGCCATATTAA